One Pleuronectes platessa chromosome 9, fPlePla1.1, whole genome shotgun sequence genomic region harbors:
- the gpx7 gene encoding glutathione peroxidase 7 isoform X2: protein MMLSGFLTVLLTVLSFTESKQKDMYTFKVVNSRGKLVSLEKYRGSVSLVVNVASECGFTEEHYKDLQQLQRDFGPYHFNVLAFPCNQFGQQEPGSDKEIDSFVRRVYGVSFPLFSKISIVGTGANNVYKYLVEASGKEPDWNFWKYLIDVNGKVVDTWGPKVPVKEIRPKVAEMVRQIILKKKEEL from the exons ATGATGCTCTCCGGGTTTCTCACCGTCCTACTGACTGTTCTCAGCTTCACTGAGAGCAAACAGAAAGACATGTACACCTTCAAGGTGGTGAACAGCAGAGGGAAGTTAGTTTCCCTGGAGAAATACCGGGGCTCG GTGTCCCTGGTGGTGAATGTAGCCAGTGAATGTGGCTTCACAGAGGAACACTACAaagacctgcagcagctccagcggGACTTTGGGCCATATCACTTCAACGTGCTGGCATTTCCCTGCAACCAGTTTGGGCAGCAGGAGCCCGGCAGCGACAAGGAGATTGACAGCTTTGTGCGCAGAGTCTACGGCGTCTCCTTCCCCCTGTTCAGTAAAATCTCTATTGTCGGAACTGGAGCCAACAATGTCTACAAGTACCTGGTCG AGGCTTCTGGAAAAGAACCTGACTGGAATTTCTGGAAGTATCTGATTGATGTTAACGGCAAAGTGGTGGACACATGGGGACCAAAAGTGCCTGTGAAAGAAATCCGACCTAAAGTAGCTGAAATGGTGCGGCAGATAATcctaaagaagaaagaagagctTTAA
- the gpx7 gene encoding glutathione peroxidase 7 isoform X1 translates to MVLTGGVGAESGSVTNPVDRGSADVPSCSPAGLRGIRPEQQSLRSQQVSLVVNVASECGFTEEHYKDLQQLQRDFGPYHFNVLAFPCNQFGQQEPGSDKEIDSFVRRVYGVSFPLFSKISIVGTGANNVYKYLVEASGKEPDWNFWKYLIDVNGKVVDTWGPKVPVKEIRPKVAEMVRQIILKKKEEL, encoded by the exons ATGGTCCTGACTGGAGGTGTTGGAGCCGAGTCAGGCtcag TAACTAACCCTGTAGACAGAGGATCAGCTGATGTCCCATCATGCAGCCCCGCTGGTCTACGTGGCATCAGGCCTGAGCAGCAGAGTCTCCGTTCACAGCAG GTGTCCCTGGTGGTGAATGTAGCCAGTGAATGTGGCTTCACAGAGGAACACTACAaagacctgcagcagctccagcggGACTTTGGGCCATATCACTTCAACGTGCTGGCATTTCCCTGCAACCAGTTTGGGCAGCAGGAGCCCGGCAGCGACAAGGAGATTGACAGCTTTGTGCGCAGAGTCTACGGCGTCTCCTTCCCCCTGTTCAGTAAAATCTCTATTGTCGGAACTGGAGCCAACAATGTCTACAAGTACCTGGTCG AGGCTTCTGGAAAAGAACCTGACTGGAATTTCTGGAAGTATCTGATTGATGTTAACGGCAAAGTGGTGGACACATGGGGACCAAAAGTGCCTGTGAAAGAAATCCGACCTAAAGTAGCTGAAATGGTGCGGCAGATAATcctaaagaagaaagaagagctTTAA